A stretch of the Papaver somniferum cultivar HN1 chromosome 6, ASM357369v1, whole genome shotgun sequence genome encodes the following:
- the LOC113287930 gene encoding AUGMIN subunit 4-like — protein MSKFGGGQNLASDVTQLIEQLDRHCLAPDGSMISKSAYHDLQLAREEMSRERLRYLEAMAIYCEANALIEEYQQAISVGNIGGIRDVQGLYPQPGLKCSPQVYESLEHRLVVAEAAQRLRLPLISKDGEVHEEEIEKLSIMSRSSLDSTSTSVTISSSSNSTNYANSVANSNTLVVSSADTGEPEIGGVPNRFLGITPSYLRQMQLQQSPSIMEMTEYQVPLGRVVETRLKAKCDKLVDAFSMDGIDSSSSGQISISRLPERVKLISEEIEREEAALREDLYAADRKFAEYYSVLEQILGVLIKLVKDLKLQHQHQYDELRKTWLCKRCETMNAKLRVLEHLLLRDTYTPDSIPALHKIRKYLVEATEEASIAYNKAVTRLREYQGVDPHFDNIARQYHEIVKKLEGMQWTIHQVEMDLKRSTGSG, from the exons ATGTCGAAATTTGGAGGAGGGCAAAATTTAGCAAGTGATGTGACACAGTTAATCGAACAATTAGATCGACATTGCTTAGCTCCTGATGGTTCTATGATTTCCAAATCTGCTTACCACGATCTTCAACTA GCTAGAGAAGAAATGTCAAGAGAAAGATTGCGTTATTTAGAAGCCATG GCAATTTACTGTGAGGCAAACGCGTTGATTGAAGAGTACCAACAAGCAATTTCGGTAGGGAATATTGGAGGAATTCGAGATGTTCAAGGTTTATACCCTCAGCCTGGGTTAAAATGCTCTCCTCAG GTATACGAATCTTTGGAGCATAGGTTAGTAGTTGCAGAGGCAGCTCAAAGATTGAGACTTCCTCTTATCTCAAAAGATGGGGAAGTTCACGAGGAAGAGATTGAAAAATTGAGTATAATGTCAAGGAGTTCTCTAGATAGTACGAGTACTAGTGTAACGATTAGTTCTAGCTCCAATTCAACTAATTATGCAAATAGTGTGGCTAATAGTAATACTCTTGTTGTAAGTTCTGCGGATACAGGGGAACCCGAAATAGGCGGGGTTCCAAATCGTTTTCTGGGGATTACACCTAGTTATTTAAGGCAAATGCAGCTTCAGCAAAGTCCCTCTATCATG GAAATGACAGAATATCAGGTCCCACTAGGTCGCGTGGTTGAAACTCGATTAAAGGCTAAATGTGATAAGTTAGTTGATGCTTTTTCAATGGACGGTATTG ATTCATCATCCAGTGGTCAAATATCGATTTCTCGGCTTCCGGAACG GGTAAAATTGATCTCTGAGGAAATCGAAAGGGAAGAGGCTGCTTTGCGGGAGGATCTTTATGCTGCAGATAGGAAGTTTGCGGAATACTACAGT gtcCTAGAGCAGATACTTGGGGTGCTTATCAAGCTTGTCAAGGATTTAAAGCTACAACACCAACATCAATAT GATGAATTACGAAAAACGTGGTTGTGCAAAAGGTGTGAGACAATGAATGCCAAACTGAG AGTTCTGGAACATCTTCTCCTGCGTGACACGTACACTCCAGATTCCATACCAGCTCTTCATAAGATCAG GAAATATCTTGTAGAGGCAACAGAAGAAGCTTCTATTGCTTACAATAAGGCG GTAACTCGCCTCCGTGAATACCAAGGCGTTGATCCTCACTTTGATAACATTGCGAGACAATATCATGAAATTGTCAAG AAATTAGAAGGTATGCAGTGGACGATTCACCAAGTTGAGATGGATCTCAAACGCAGCACAGGAAGTGGTTAA
- the LOC113287931 gene encoding protein translation factor SUI1 homolog, with product MVELDIQIPSSFDPFAEDISSGAAGAKEYVHIRIQQRNGKKSLTTVQGLNKEFSYDRILKDLKKEFCCNGTVVQDKVLGKVIQLQGDQRKNVSDFLVKAGIAQKDNIKVHGF from the exons ATGGTTGAACTCGACATCCAGATCCCCTCCTCTTTTG ATCCATTTGCTGAAGATATTAGCTCAGGTGCCGCTGGGGCGAAAGAGTATGTGCATATCCGTATACAGCAAAGGAACGGAAAAAAGAGCCTTACAACAGTACAAGGACTAAATAAGGAATTCAGCTACGACAGGATTCTCAAGGACCTGAAGAAGGAATTCTGCTGCAATGGTACCGTCGTGCAGGACAAAGTCTTGGGGAAAGTTATTCAACTTCAAGGTGATCAGCGTAAAAATGTCTCTGATTTCCTTGTGAAGGCTGGTATTGCACAGAAGGACAATATCAAAGTACATGGTTTTTAA